In the genome of Mixta calida, the window GGAAGAGAACGACAAACCGACCGTTATCGCCCTGCGTGAGATCGAAGAAGGCCTGATCACCAATCAGATCCTCGATGTACGTGAGCGTCAGGAACAGCAGGAGCAGGAAGCCGCCGAATTGCAGGCCGTGACCGCTATCGCTGAAGGCCGTCGTTAATTAGCCGGAAGGCTCGCCCTTGTATCTTTTCGAAAGTCTCAATCAGTTGATTGTTAAATACTTGCCTGAGGAGCAGATTAAGCGCCTCAAGCAAGCTTATCTTGTCGCACGTGATGCCCACGAGGGACAGACACGTTCCAGCGGCGAGCCTTATATCACGCATCCCGTCGCCGTCGCTTGTATTCTGGCGGAAAT includes:
- the rpoZ gene encoding DNA-directed RNA polymerase subunit omega, whose amino-acid sequence is MARVTVQDAVEKIGNRFDLVLVAARRARQMQVNGKDPLVPEENDKPTVIALREIEEGLITNQILDVRERQEQQEQEAAELQAVTAIAEGRR